One region of Lysobacter silvisoli genomic DNA includes:
- a CDS encoding proline racemase family protein: protein MRSIDYIDSHTGGEPTRVVLSGLPELGAGDLAQQRATFAAQHDRWRSAVACEPRGSEAMVGALLLPPHNAGSVAATIFFNNVGTLGMCGHGTIGLVRTLAHLGRIQAGRHAIDTPVGTVIAQLHDDGLVSIDNVDSYRHAAGVTVQVPGHGLVRGDVAWGGNWFFISRDCAIALTVAHWRELTAYTEAIRRALQSAGICGADGAEIDHIELNGESATPGVDARNFVLCPGLAYDRSPCGTGFSAKLACLAADGALAPGAVTRMESVLGSVFEGSYQAGDAGRIRPRIAGRAHLMAEGRLLIEQDDPFAWGVRPE from the coding sequence ATGCGCAGCATCGACTACATCGATAGCCATACCGGCGGCGAACCCACGCGGGTGGTGCTGTCCGGCCTGCCCGAGCTGGGCGCGGGCGACCTGGCGCAGCAGCGCGCGACGTTCGCCGCGCAGCACGACCGCTGGCGCAGCGCGGTGGCCTGCGAACCGCGCGGCTCCGAGGCCATGGTCGGCGCGCTGCTGCTGCCGCCGCACAACGCCGGCTCGGTCGCGGCGACGATCTTCTTCAACAACGTCGGCACCCTGGGCATGTGCGGCCACGGCACCATCGGCCTGGTGCGCACGCTCGCGCACCTGGGCCGCATCCAGGCCGGGCGCCACGCCATCGACACGCCGGTGGGCACGGTGATCGCGCAACTGCACGACGACGGCCTGGTGTCGATCGACAACGTCGACAGCTATCGTCACGCCGCGGGCGTGACGGTGCAGGTGCCCGGCCACGGCCTGGTGCGTGGCGACGTGGCCTGGGGCGGCAACTGGTTCTTCATCAGCCGCGACTGCGCGATTGCGCTGACGGTGGCGCACTGGCGCGAGCTGACCGCCTACACCGAGGCGATCCGCCGCGCGCTGCAGAGCGCCGGCATCTGCGGCGCCGACGGCGCCGAAATCGACCACATCGAACTCAACGGCGAATCGGCCACGCCGGGCGTGGACGCGCGCAACTTCGTGCTCTGCCCGGGCCTGGCCTACGACCGCTCGCCCTGCGGCACCGGCTTCTCGGCCAAGCTCGCCTGCCTGGCCGCCGACGGCGCGCTCGCACCCGGCGCGGTCACGCGCATGGAGAGCGTGCTGGGCAGCGTGTTCGAAGGCAGTTACCAAGCCGGTGACGCCGGCCGCATCCGTCCGCGCATCGCCGGCCGCGCGCACCTGATGGCCGAAGGCCGGCTGCTGATCGAGCAAGACGACCCCTTTGCCTGGGGCGTGCGGCCGGAATAG
- a CDS encoding DUF885 domain-containing protein yields the protein MKFGALSLSVLLALLPVAHAAAPAQTEAAARPAPNAATQRLRALYEAEWQWRQREFVQVREPDGRWEDGDRMPSVTPQAWQARIAYWEKAMAGLDAIPEAELSDEERINAAVFRTSVAAQLNNARFRTYEAPFNSDTFFWGGLNPRRPYQKAEEYRRLLGRLHDLPRYFDENIANMRAGLKRGYSVPRVAIEGRDKTIEPYAKPGADNPFSATFAAIPAHLGEDTRRALQAEAERTIRDEVAPAYAKLLRFMREEYLPQARTSTAARDLPDGQAFYRSQILEYTTLPLSAAQIHEIGKQEVARISAEMHEVMRKAGFKGSFAEFLAYLRSDPQFYAKTPRELLSYSAYVTKKVDGRLEDLFTQLPRKRFTILAVPADIAPIYTSGRGGLDSCLMNTYDLPSRPLYTLAALTLHECVPGHSHQAAMALEAPDRPDFRRQTYFSGYGEGWGLYTEWLGIELGVYETPYEDFGRLSFEMWRAARLVIDTGLHEYGWTRQQAIDYLSQHTALAPHDIRTEIDRYISWPGQALAYYLGYRSIRGLRSEAETALGERFNPAPFHTALLNLGSVPLPVMEREMRRYIATEQAKAQAAPDAAAH from the coding sequence ATGAAATTCGGTGCGCTGAGCCTGTCCGTCCTGCTCGCCCTGCTGCCCGTCGCGCATGCGGCGGCACCGGCACAAACCGAGGCGGCCGCCCGGCCGGCGCCCAACGCCGCCACCCAGCGCCTGCGCGCGCTGTACGAAGCGGAGTGGCAGTGGCGCCAGCGCGAGTTCGTGCAGGTGCGCGAGCCCGACGGGCGCTGGGAAGACGGCGACCGCATGCCCAGCGTCACGCCGCAGGCCTGGCAGGCGCGCATCGCCTATTGGGAAAAGGCGATGGCCGGCCTGGACGCGATCCCCGAGGCCGAGCTGTCGGACGAGGAGCGCATCAACGCCGCCGTGTTCCGCACGTCGGTCGCGGCCCAGCTCAACAACGCGCGCTTCCGCACCTATGAAGCGCCGTTCAACAGCGACACCTTCTTCTGGGGCGGACTGAACCCGCGCCGTCCGTACCAGAAGGCCGAAGAGTACCGCCGCCTGCTCGGCCGCCTGCACGACCTGCCGCGCTACTTCGACGAGAACATCGCCAACATGCGCGCCGGTCTCAAGCGCGGCTACAGCGTGCCGCGCGTGGCCATCGAAGGCCGCGACAAGACCATCGAGCCCTACGCCAAGCCCGGCGCCGACAACCCGTTTTCGGCCACCTTCGCCGCCATTCCCGCGCACCTGGGCGAAGACACCCGCCGCGCGCTGCAGGCCGAGGCCGAGCGCACCATCCGCGACGAGGTGGCGCCGGCCTACGCCAAGCTGCTGCGCTTCATGCGCGAGGAATACCTGCCGCAGGCGCGCACCAGCACCGCCGCGCGCGACCTGCCCGACGGCCAGGCGTTCTATCGCAGCCAGATCCTGGAATACACCACGCTGCCGTTGAGCGCTGCGCAGATCCACGAGATCGGCAAGCAGGAAGTCGCGCGGATCTCGGCGGAAATGCACGAGGTCATGCGCAAGGCCGGTTTCAAGGGCAGCTTCGCCGAGTTCCTGGCCTATCTGCGCAGCGATCCGCAGTTCTACGCCAAGACCCCACGCGAGCTGCTGTCGTACTCGGCCTACGTGACCAAGAAGGTCGATGGCCGGCTCGAGGACCTGTTCACCCAGTTGCCGCGCAAGCGCTTCACCATCCTGGCGGTGCCGGCCGACATCGCGCCGATCTACACCTCCGGCCGCGGCGGGCTGGACTCGTGCCTGATGAATACCTACGACCTGCCCTCGCGCCCGCTGTACACGCTGGCCGCGCTGACCCTGCACGAATGCGTGCCCGGCCACAGCCACCAGGCGGCGATGGCGCTGGAGGCGCCGGACCGCCCCGACTTCCGCCGCCAGACCTATTTCTCCGGCTACGGCGAAGGCTGGGGCCTGTACACCGAATGGCTGGGCATCGAGTTGGGCGTATACGAAACCCCGTACGAGGATTTCGGCCGGCTCAGTTTCGAAATGTGGCGCGCCGCGCGCCTGGTCATCGACACCGGCCTGCACGAATACGGCTGGACCCGGCAGCAGGCCATCGATTATCTGTCGCAGCACACCGCGCTGGCGCCGCACGATATCCGCACCGAGATCGACCGCTACATCAGCTGGCCCGGCCAGGCGCTGGCCTACTACTTGGGCTATCGCAGCATCCGCGGGCTGCGCAGCGAAGCGGAGACCGCGCTGGGCGAGCGCTTCAACCCCGCGCCGTTCCACACCGCCCTGCTCAACCTGGGCTCGGTGCCGCTGCCGGTGATGGAGCGGGAGATGCGTCGCTACATCGCCACCGAGCAGGCCAAGGCGCAAGCTGCGCCCGACGCCGCCGCGCACTGA
- a CDS encoding AraC family transcriptional regulator — protein MPSAPHTLVDADLLQGLFDRLPDVVFFIKDQQGRYTHANQTLVQRLGLGEREAVIGRSASELFPPRLGASYAAQDRRVLAGARIEDQLEVHVFQNRAAGWCLTSKQPLWREGAIHGLIGISRDLAQPDGRHPGYARLRRVLDHMEAHYGEAVRMQALAQLAGLSLSQLERQFRRVFQLTPQQWLTRLRIEAAMQRLHGEDTIAAIGHACGFTDQSAFSRQFKASVGLTPRDYRRLKPAAPDART, from the coding sequence ATGCCTTCCGCGCCGCACACCCTGGTGGATGCCGACCTGTTGCAGGGCCTGTTCGATCGCCTGCCGGACGTGGTGTTCTTCATCAAGGACCAGCAGGGCCGCTACACCCACGCCAACCAGACCCTGGTGCAGCGCCTGGGTCTGGGCGAGCGCGAAGCGGTGATCGGGCGCAGCGCCAGCGAACTGTTCCCGCCGCGGCTGGGCGCGAGCTACGCCGCGCAGGACCGGCGCGTGCTGGCCGGCGCGCGCATCGAGGACCAGTTGGAAGTGCACGTGTTCCAGAACCGCGCCGCCGGCTGGTGCCTGACCAGCAAGCAGCCGCTGTGGCGCGAGGGCGCGATCCACGGCCTGATCGGCATCTCGCGCGACCTGGCCCAGCCCGACGGCCGCCATCCGGGCTATGCGCGCCTGCGCCGCGTGCTCGACCACATGGAAGCGCATTACGGCGAAGCCGTGCGCATGCAGGCGCTGGCGCAGCTGGCCGGACTGTCGCTGTCGCAGCTGGAGCGGCAGTTCCGCCGCGTGTTCCAGCTCACGCCGCAGCAATGGCTGACCCGCCTGCGCATCGAGGCGGCCATGCAGCGCCTGCACGGCGAGGACACCATCGCCGCGATCGGCCACGCCTGCGGCTTCACCGACCAGAGCGCGTTCAGCCGCCAATTCAAGGCCAGCGTGGGGCTGACCCCGCGCGATTACCGCCGGCTCAAGCCCGCGGCGCCCGACGCGCGGACATGA
- a CDS encoding NAD(P)/FAD-dependent oxidoreductase, with the protein MTSSSGSSVLVIGGGVIGHACALALQARGWRVRLTDPDREGIAPSWGNAGHIATEQAQPLASPATLRSAPRRLYAFGGPLDLRDPLRIAPWVLRYLRACTPGRYEHGRLALRGLLAQALPAWRRLADALQQPQLLREDGHWLCWESAASAARGRAAWAGTDIGDTRYHPLNAAHLADLRATLRAPVSGAIAFSGTAQIADPYALAAALRSRFAEGGGQRFHHRIDALQAEGDELFARTDDGQVLRADRVLVCAGVRSRALMASLGLHAPLVAERGYHLQWREHDWPQRPPLVFEDRSMIVTRFDGGLRAAGFVEYAHADSPPDPGKWRRLRQHAAELGLPVRGEPRAWFGARPTLPDYLPALGRCPRHPSLYYAFGHQHLGLTLAAVTGERMAATIDEGGEAPELAAFDLRRFAR; encoded by the coding sequence GTGACTTCCAGCTCCGGTTCCAGCGTGCTCGTGATCGGCGGCGGCGTGATCGGCCACGCCTGCGCGCTGGCGCTGCAGGCGCGCGGCTGGCGGGTGCGGCTGACCGATCCGGACCGCGAGGGCATCGCGCCGTCCTGGGGCAATGCCGGCCACATCGCCACCGAGCAGGCGCAGCCGCTGGCCTCGCCGGCCACCTTGCGTTCGGCGCCGCGGCGGCTGTACGCCTTCGGCGGCCCGCTGGACTTGCGCGATCCGCTGCGCATCGCGCCCTGGGTGTTGCGCTATCTACGCGCCTGCACGCCGGGTCGCTACGAACACGGGCGGCTGGCGCTGCGCGGTCTGCTCGCGCAGGCGCTGCCGGCCTGGCGGCGCTTGGCGGACGCGTTGCAACAACCGCAGCTGCTGCGCGAGGACGGCCACTGGCTGTGCTGGGAGTCGGCGGCCAGCGCTGCGCGCGGCCGCGCCGCCTGGGCCGGCACCGACATCGGCGACACGCGTTACCACCCCTTGAATGCCGCGCACCTGGCCGATCTGCGCGCAACGCTGCGCGCGCCGGTGTCCGGTGCGATCGCGTTCTCCGGCACCGCGCAGATCGCCGATCCCTATGCCTTGGCCGCGGCACTGCGGTCGCGCTTCGCCGAGGGCGGCGGGCAGCGCTTCCACCACCGCATCGACGCGTTGCAGGCCGAAGGCGACGAATTGTTCGCGCGCACCGACGACGGCCAGGTCCTGCGCGCCGACCGCGTGCTGGTCTGCGCCGGCGTGCGTTCGCGCGCGCTGATGGCCTCGCTGGGCCTGCACGCGCCGCTGGTGGCCGAACGCGGCTACCACCTGCAATGGCGCGAGCACGATTGGCCGCAGCGGCCGCCGCTGGTGTTCGAGGACCGCTCGATGATCGTGACCCGCTTCGACGGCGGCCTGCGCGCGGCCGGCTTCGTCGAATACGCGCACGCCGATTCGCCGCCCGACCCGGGCAAATGGCGGCGCTTGCGCCAGCATGCGGCCGAGCTCGGCCTGCCGGTGCGCGGCGAACCGCGTGCCTGGTTCGGCGCGCGCCCCACCCTGCCCGACTACCTGCCTGCGCTGGGTCGCTGCCCACGCCATCCCAGCCTGTATTACGCCTTCGGCCATCAGCACCTGGGCCTGACCCTGGCCGCGGTCACCGGCGAGCGCATGGCCGCGACCATCGACGAAGGCGGCGAAGCGCCGGAGCTGGCTGCGTTCGACCTGCGCCGCTTCGCGCGCTGA
- a CDS encoding alpha/beta hydrolase family protein has product MPHARLPLVLALTAALISPMALASNATDSNSCYAGAYKLDDGRMVDLANADKGALRWRLIDGRTGRLSERDGAWTSTLGWTDRPDNVKVSFGSCQQDKISFEGVNGRKLQFDITETRFEGNGVNLRGRLVMPRGAGPVPVIVTVHGSESYSGVDRYHMQNLYPANGVGVFVYDKRGTGESGGKYTQDFYLLSDDASAALREAKRLAGKRASRIGYLGGSQAGWVAPLAASKTPEAAFVVVGYGMAISPLGEDASQVALDLKNAGYGEDVQAKAREVTDATGTIVASRGKDGWDALTAVRQKYGEEPWWKAMKGEFTGLVVSHTPDQLRAKQAELEQGTTWDYDPMPVLRELKQPQLWMLAGADAEAPPEETRDRLMSVVAAGRPLSVAVFPETDHGILKFETAADGSRTPIRIADGYFRMQLDWIKTGKLGRGPYGDAQVLAGGPPTAPPVAKSAKP; this is encoded by the coding sequence ATGCCTCACGCCCGTCTTCCGCTCGTCCTGGCCCTGACCGCCGCGCTGATCAGCCCCATGGCGCTGGCCTCCAACGCCACCGATTCCAACAGCTGCTACGCCGGCGCCTACAAGCTCGACGACGGCCGCATGGTCGACTTGGCCAACGCCGACAAGGGCGCGCTGCGCTGGCGCCTGATCGACGGCCGCACCGGCCGCCTCAGCGAGCGCGACGGCGCGTGGACCAGCACCCTGGGTTGGACCGACCGCCCCGACAACGTCAAGGTCAGCTTCGGCAGCTGCCAGCAGGACAAGATCAGCTTCGAAGGCGTCAACGGCCGCAAGCTGCAGTTCGACATCACCGAGACCCGCTTCGAAGGCAACGGCGTCAACCTGCGCGGCCGCCTGGTCATGCCGCGCGGCGCCGGCCCGGTGCCGGTGATCGTCACCGTGCACGGCTCGGAGAGCTATTCCGGCGTCGACCGCTACCACATGCAGAACCTGTACCCGGCCAACGGCGTGGGCGTGTTCGTCTACGACAAGCGCGGCACCGGCGAGTCCGGCGGCAAGTACACCCAGGACTTCTACCTGCTGTCCGACGACGCCAGCGCCGCGTTGCGCGAAGCCAAGCGCCTGGCCGGCAAGCGCGCCAGCCGCATCGGCTACCTCGGCGGCAGCCAGGCCGGCTGGGTCGCGCCGCTGGCGGCGAGCAAGACCCCCGAGGCGGCTTTCGTCGTGGTCGGCTACGGCATGGCGATCAGCCCGCTGGGCGAGGACGCCAGCCAGGTCGCGCTGGACCTGAAGAACGCCGGCTACGGCGAAGACGTGCAGGCCAAGGCGCGCGAAGTCACCGACGCCACCGGCACCATCGTCGCCTCGCGCGGCAAGGACGGCTGGGACGCGCTCACCGCCGTGCGCCAGAAGTACGGCGAGGAGCCGTGGTGGAAGGCGATGAAGGGCGAGTTCACCGGCCTGGTGGTCTCGCACACGCCCGACCAGCTCAGGGCCAAGCAGGCCGAGCTGGAGCAGGGCACCACCTGGGACTACGACCCCATGCCGGTGCTGCGCGAACTCAAGCAGCCGCAGCTGTGGATGCTGGCCGGCGCCGACGCCGAGGCGCCGCCGGAGGAAACCCGCGATCGCCTGATGTCGGTGGTCGCCGCCGGCCGTCCGCTGAGCGTGGCGGTCTTCCCCGAGACCGACCACGGCATCCTCAAGTTCGAAACCGCCGCCGACGGCAGCCGCACCCCGATCCGCATCGCCGACGGCTACTTCCGCATGCAGCTGGACTGGATCAAGACCGGCAAGCTCGGCCGCGGCCCGTACGGCGACGCGCAGGTGTTGGCGGGCGGGCCGCCGACCGCGCCGCCGGTCGCGAAGAGCGCCAAACCTTGA
- a CDS encoding aldehyde dehydrogenase family protein, translating to MEPILIAGQWQPSRDPVGGFRAVAPGSGEAIGPEFPRSGPQDLEAALAAASAIADELAAAAPARIADFLDAYATGIEAAADALVATAHAETALPTAPRLSAVELPRTCNQLRQAAAAVRAYAWTHPVIDTQAGLRAHYAPLHKPVLIFGPNNFPFAFNAVAGSDFASSLAARNPVIAKAHPSHPATSALLARIAHAALLANDLPAAAVQLLYDFDSERGLRLAGDRRLGAIGFTGSRAGGMALKAAADRAGIPIYAEMSSVNPVFLLPGALRERGDALAQEFFASCTLGSGQFCTNPGVVAVSAGADGDAFVAAAAQRFADAAPAVLFSQGVQRHLADAVERLRAAGAQVVAGAAQSAGPGARYAPTLLTVDTDSFVAAADALQEEAFGPVSLLVRYRDTTEAVAVARAFDGNLTGSLHSAADGSDDAAYARIAAALRPRVGRLIDDKWPTGVAVSPAMQHGGPYPSTSHAGFTSVGMPAAIRRYAQLHSYDQVRDDRLPAELRDANPGKVQRCIDGVWTVADVARA from the coding sequence ATGGAACCGATCCTAATCGCCGGCCAATGGCAACCCAGCCGCGACCCAGTGGGCGGCTTCCGCGCCGTCGCGCCCGGCAGCGGCGAAGCCATCGGTCCGGAGTTCCCGCGCTCGGGTCCGCAAGACCTGGAAGCCGCGCTAGCCGCCGCCAGCGCCATCGCCGACGAACTGGCCGCCGCCGCTCCCGCCCGCATCGCCGACTTCCTCGACGCCTACGCCACCGGCATCGAAGCCGCAGCGGACGCGCTGGTCGCCACCGCCCACGCCGAAACCGCCTTGCCCACCGCGCCGCGCCTGTCGGCGGTGGAACTGCCGCGTACCTGCAACCAGCTGCGACAGGCCGCCGCCGCGGTCCGTGCCTACGCCTGGACCCATCCTGTCATCGACACCCAGGCCGGCCTGCGCGCGCATTACGCGCCTCTGCACAAGCCGGTGCTGATCTTCGGTCCCAACAACTTTCCGTTTGCCTTCAACGCGGTGGCCGGCAGCGATTTCGCCAGCAGCCTGGCCGCGCGCAATCCGGTCATCGCCAAGGCGCATCCCTCGCACCCGGCCACCAGCGCGTTGCTCGCGCGCATCGCGCATGCCGCATTGCTGGCCAACGACCTGCCGGCCGCCGCCGTGCAGCTGCTGTACGACTTCGACAGCGAACGGGGTCTGCGGCTGGCCGGCGACCGCCGCCTGGGCGCGATCGGCTTCACCGGCAGCCGTGCCGGCGGCATGGCGCTGAAAGCCGCCGCCGACCGCGCCGGCATTCCGATCTACGCCGAGATGTCCAGCGTGAACCCGGTGTTCCTGCTGCCCGGCGCGTTGCGCGAACGCGGCGACGCTTTGGCCCAGGAGTTCTTCGCCTCGTGCACGCTGGGCAGCGGCCAGTTCTGCACCAATCCCGGTGTGGTCGCGGTGTCCGCAGGCGCCGACGGCGATGCCTTCGTCGCGGCGGCCGCGCAGCGGTTCGCCGACGCCGCGCCCGCGGTGCTGTTCTCGCAGGGCGTGCAGCGCCACCTGGCCGACGCGGTAGAGCGCCTGCGTGCGGCCGGCGCGCAGGTGGTCGCGGGCGCCGCGCAAAGCGCCGGTCCGGGCGCGCGCTACGCGCCCACGCTGCTGACGGTGGATACCGACTCATTCGTAGCGGCGGCCGACGCGTTGCAGGAAGAAGCCTTCGGGCCGGTGTCGCTGCTGGTGCGCTACCGCGACACCACCGAAGCCGTGGCGGTCGCCCGCGCCTTCGACGGCAACCTCACCGGCAGCCTGCACTCGGCCGCCGACGGCAGCGACGACGCGGCCTACGCGCGCATCGCCGCCGCGTTGCGCCCGCGCGTGGGCCGCCTGATCGACGACAAATGGCCCACCGGCGTGGCGGTCAGTCCGGCCATGCAGCACGGCGGCCCCTACCCGAGCACCAGCCACGCCGGCTTCACCTCGGTGGGCATGCCCGCGGCGATCCGCCGCTACGCGCAACTGCACAGCTACGACCAGGTGCGCGACGACCGCCTGCCGGCGGAACTGCGCGACGCCAATCCCGGCAAAGTGCAGCGCTGCATCGACGGCGTGTGGACCGTCGCCGACGTGGCGCGTGCCTGA
- a CDS encoding dihydrodipicolinate synthase family protein, which produces MSNAAFWRGVVPAITTPFAADGTVDHAFLAQHARQLIDVGCTGIVPLGSLGEGATLSFDEKRAIIATLVEALGDRAPVIPGIAALSTAEAVRLAQEAQRLGARGLMALPPYVYSTDWREMGAHMRAILEATDLPVLLYNNPVAYKTDFVPERIAELAAAYPNLQAVKESSCDIRRFAAIKALLGDRLELMVGMDDAIVEGVCMGAVGWIAGVVNAFPAESVRVFEQARDGGAKAAMELYAWLLPLLRMDTVPKFVQLIKLMQQRVDMGNERVRAPRLVVEGEERAQALAVIDHAIATRPKL; this is translated from the coding sequence ATGAGCAATGCCGCCTTCTGGCGCGGAGTCGTGCCCGCCATCACCACGCCGTTCGCCGCCGACGGCACGGTCGACCATGCCTTCCTGGCCCAGCACGCGCGCCAGCTCATCGACGTCGGCTGCACCGGCATCGTGCCGCTGGGCTCGCTGGGCGAAGGCGCGACGCTGAGCTTCGACGAGAAGCGCGCGATCATCGCCACCCTGGTCGAGGCGCTGGGCGATCGCGCGCCGGTGATCCCCGGCATCGCCGCGCTGTCCACCGCCGAGGCCGTGCGCCTGGCCCAGGAAGCGCAGCGCCTGGGCGCGCGCGGCCTGATGGCGCTGCCGCCTTACGTCTATTCCACCGACTGGCGCGAGATGGGCGCGCACATGCGCGCGATCCTGGAAGCCACCGACCTGCCGGTGCTGCTGTACAACAACCCGGTCGCGTACAAGACCGACTTCGTGCCCGAGCGCATCGCCGAACTCGCCGCGGCCTACCCGAACCTGCAGGCGGTCAAGGAATCGTCCTGCGACATCCGCCGCTTCGCCGCGATCAAGGCCCTGCTCGGCGATCGCCTGGAGCTGATGGTGGGTATGGACGATGCGATCGTCGAAGGCGTGTGCATGGGCGCGGTGGGCTGGATCGCCGGCGTGGTCAACGCCTTCCCGGCCGAATCGGTGCGCGTGTTCGAACAGGCCCGCGACGGCGGCGCCAAGGCGGCGATGGAACTCTACGCCTGGCTGCTGCCGCTGCTGCGCATGGACACCGTGCCCAAGTTCGTGCAGCTGATCAAACTGATGCAGCAGCGCGTGGACATGGGCAACGAGCGCGTGCGCGCGCCGCGCCTGGTGGTGGAAGGCGAGGAGCGGGCGCAGGCCTTGGCGGTGATCGATCATGCGATCGCTACGCGGCCGAAGCTTTAA
- a CDS encoding sulfite exporter TauE/SafE family protein produces MNATQAGTTLLLSALTLLALAYAWRWWAIERRRAAADTAPRRPGAPDLLTGFIANFFDTLGIGSFATTTAMFKLRGRIDDDRIPGTLNVGHALPTVAQALIFIAVVEVDLATLLGMIAAAVLGAWLGVRVVARLPRRAIQIGMGVALLVAAGLFLAANLNWLPGGGGALGLRGGTLAFAIAVNLLLGALMMLGIGLYAPCLILVSLLGMNPIAAFPVMMGACAFLMPVGGGAFVRSGRYDLRAALGLAVGGIPGVLVAAFIVKSLPLEWLRWLVVAVVLVAAAQMLMSARRAPRA; encoded by the coding sequence ATGAACGCGACCCAGGCCGGCACCACCCTGCTGCTGTCCGCCTTGACGCTGCTGGCGCTGGCTTACGCCTGGCGCTGGTGGGCGATCGAACGCCGCCGCGCCGCCGCCGACACCGCGCCGCGCCGGCCCGGCGCGCCGGACCTGCTCACCGGCTTCATCGCCAATTTCTTCGACACCCTGGGCATCGGCTCCTTCGCCACCACCACGGCCATGTTCAAACTGCGCGGCCGCATCGACGACGACCGCATTCCCGGCACCTTGAACGTGGGCCATGCGCTGCCGACGGTGGCGCAGGCGCTGATCTTCATCGCCGTGGTCGAAGTGGACCTGGCCACTTTGCTGGGCATGATCGCCGCGGCCGTGCTCGGCGCCTGGCTGGGCGTGCGCGTGGTCGCGCGCCTGCCGCGGCGCGCGATCCAGATCGGCATGGGCGTGGCCTTGCTGGTGGCGGCGGGTCTGTTCCTGGCCGCGAACTTGAACTGGTTGCCCGGCGGCGGCGGAGCATTGGGCCTGCGCGGCGGCACCCTGGCCTTCGCCATCGCGGTGAACCTGCTGCTGGGCGCGTTGATGATGCTGGGCATCGGCTTGTACGCGCCCTGCCTGATCCTGGTCAGCCTGTTGGGCATGAACCCGATCGCCGCGTTCCCGGTGATGATGGGCGCCTGCGCCTTCCTGATGCCGGTCGGCGGCGGCGCCTTCGTGCGCTCCGGACGCTACGACCTGCGCGCGGCGCTGGGCCTGGCCGTGGGCGGCATTCCCGGCGTGTTGGTGGCGGCCTTCATCGTCAAATCGCTGCCGCTGGAATGGTTGCGCTGGCTGGTGGTGGCGGTGGTGCTGGTCGCCGCCGCGCAGATGCTCATGTCCGCGCGTCGGGCGCCGCGGGCTTGA